Proteins encoded by one window of Perca fluviatilis chromosome 13, GENO_Pfluv_1.0, whole genome shotgun sequence:
- the LOC120571943 gene encoding tRNA selenocysteine 1-associated protein 1-like isoform X1, whose product MSTLWMGNLEAYMDEKFITRSFSTMGETVVNVRIIRNKMTGVSSPRGALGYCFVEMSDEATAERCLRKINGKALPGANPPTRFKLNRATFGKQDSGQMYSLFVGDLTPEVDDGMLYEFFYNRYPSCRGGKVVLDSMGNSKGCGFVQFPDERLQKRALEECQGAVGLGGKPLRLSLAANNLRNRQQQQQPSEHKSWQSNSGYRPSYDQYSQYQQQAYPGYYPSWGYDQTGGGYGYNYQPQYDYTQYPPAQESEAVQEDDGLEDPSPELDVVEANRKFMELSEELYDALIECHWQPADFSTQQDCMTSSLPEPIYC is encoded by the exons ATGAGCACGTTATGGATGGGAAAC CTGGAGGCCTACATGGATGAGAAGTTTATCACCAGATCCTTTTCCACCATGGGGGAGACGGTGGTCAACGTGCGGATCATACGCAACAAGATGACAGG TGTGTCGTCCCCCAGGGGGGCTCTGGGCTACTGCTTCGTGGAGATGAGCGACGAGGCCACAGCGGAGAGGTGTCTCCGCAAAATCAACGGGAAAGCCTTACCGGGAGCCAATCCG CCAACCAGATTCAAGTTAAACCGAGCCACCTTTGGGAAACAAGACAGTGG TCAGATGTATTCTCTGTTTGTGGGCGATCTAACTCCAGAGGTGGATGATGGGATGCTTTACGAGTTCTTTTACAACCGCTACCCTTCCTGTCGGGGGGGAAAAGTGGTGCTGGACAGCATGGGCAACTCAAA GGGCTGTGGCTTTGTTCAGTTCCCAGATGAGCGGCTGCAGAAGCGGGCTTTAGAGGAGTGTCAGGGCGCGGTGGGACTGGGTGGCAAACCTCTGAGACTGAGCCTGGCTGCTAACAA TCTAAGgaacaggcagcagcagcagcagccgtcgGAGCACAAATCCTGGCAGTCCAACTCAGGGTACAGACCCAGCTATGATCAGTACAGCCAGTACCAGCAGCAGGCCTACCCGGGCTACTACCCCTCCTGGGGCTACGACCAGACCGGAGGAGGCTACGGCTACAACTACCAGCCGCAGTATGATTACACCCAGTATCCCCCAGCACAG GAAAGTGAAGCTGTTCAGGAGGATGATGGACTTGAAG ACCCCAGCCCCGAGCTGGATGTGGTGGAGGCCAACAGGAAGTTCATGGAGCTCAGTGAGGAACTGTACGACGCTCTGATCGAGTGTCACTGGCAGCCAGCAGACTTCTCCACACAACAGGACTGTATGACATCCAGCCTGCCGGAGCCCATTTACTGCTGA
- the LOC120571943 gene encoding tRNA selenocysteine 1-associated protein 1-like isoform X3, whose amino-acid sequence MSTLWMGNLEAYMDEKFITRSFSTMGETVVNVRIIRNKMTGGALGYCFVEMSDEATAERCLRKINGKALPGANPPTRFKLNRATFGKQDSGQMYSLFVGDLTPEVDDGMLYEFFYNRYPSCRGGKVVLDSMGNSKGCGFVQFPDERLQKRALEECQGAVGLGGKPLRLSLAANNLRNRQQQQQPSEHKSWQSNSGYRPSYDQYSQYQQQAYPGYYPSWGYDQTGGGYGYNYQPQYDYTQYPPAQESEAVQEDDGLEDPSPELDVVEANRKFMELSEELYDALIECHWQPADFSTQQDCMTSSLPEPIYC is encoded by the exons ATGAGCACGTTATGGATGGGAAAC CTGGAGGCCTACATGGATGAGAAGTTTATCACCAGATCCTTTTCCACCATGGGGGAGACGGTGGTCAACGTGCGGATCATACGCAACAAGATGACAGG GGGGGCTCTGGGCTACTGCTTCGTGGAGATGAGCGACGAGGCCACAGCGGAGAGGTGTCTCCGCAAAATCAACGGGAAAGCCTTACCGGGAGCCAATCCG CCAACCAGATTCAAGTTAAACCGAGCCACCTTTGGGAAACAAGACAGTGG TCAGATGTATTCTCTGTTTGTGGGCGATCTAACTCCAGAGGTGGATGATGGGATGCTTTACGAGTTCTTTTACAACCGCTACCCTTCCTGTCGGGGGGGAAAAGTGGTGCTGGACAGCATGGGCAACTCAAA GGGCTGTGGCTTTGTTCAGTTCCCAGATGAGCGGCTGCAGAAGCGGGCTTTAGAGGAGTGTCAGGGCGCGGTGGGACTGGGTGGCAAACCTCTGAGACTGAGCCTGGCTGCTAACAA TCTAAGgaacaggcagcagcagcagcagccgtcgGAGCACAAATCCTGGCAGTCCAACTCAGGGTACAGACCCAGCTATGATCAGTACAGCCAGTACCAGCAGCAGGCCTACCCGGGCTACTACCCCTCCTGGGGCTACGACCAGACCGGAGGAGGCTACGGCTACAACTACCAGCCGCAGTATGATTACACCCAGTATCCCCCAGCACAG GAAAGTGAAGCTGTTCAGGAGGATGATGGACTTGAAG ACCCCAGCCCCGAGCTGGATGTGGTGGAGGCCAACAGGAAGTTCATGGAGCTCAGTGAGGAACTGTACGACGCTCTGATCGAGTGTCACTGGCAGCCAGCAGACTTCTCCACACAACAGGACTGTATGACATCCAGCCTGCCGGAGCCCATTTACTGCTGA
- the LOC120571943 gene encoding tRNA selenocysteine 1-associated protein 1-like isoform X2, producing MSTLWMGNLEAYMDEKFITRSFSTMGETVVNVRIIRNKMTGVSSPRGALGYCFVEMSDEATAERCLRKINGKALPGANPPTRFKLNRATFGKQDSGQMYSLFVGDLTPEVDDGMLYEFFYNRYPSCRGGKVVLDSMGNSKGCGFVQFPDERLQKRALEECQGAVGLGGKPLRLSLAANKNRQQQQQPSEHKSWQSNSGYRPSYDQYSQYQQQAYPGYYPSWGYDQTGGGYGYNYQPQYDYTQYPPAQESEAVQEDDGLEDPSPELDVVEANRKFMELSEELYDALIECHWQPADFSTQQDCMTSSLPEPIYC from the exons ATGAGCACGTTATGGATGGGAAAC CTGGAGGCCTACATGGATGAGAAGTTTATCACCAGATCCTTTTCCACCATGGGGGAGACGGTGGTCAACGTGCGGATCATACGCAACAAGATGACAGG TGTGTCGTCCCCCAGGGGGGCTCTGGGCTACTGCTTCGTGGAGATGAGCGACGAGGCCACAGCGGAGAGGTGTCTCCGCAAAATCAACGGGAAAGCCTTACCGGGAGCCAATCCG CCAACCAGATTCAAGTTAAACCGAGCCACCTTTGGGAAACAAGACAGTGG TCAGATGTATTCTCTGTTTGTGGGCGATCTAACTCCAGAGGTGGATGATGGGATGCTTTACGAGTTCTTTTACAACCGCTACCCTTCCTGTCGGGGGGGAAAAGTGGTGCTGGACAGCATGGGCAACTCAAA GGGCTGTGGCTTTGTTCAGTTCCCAGATGAGCGGCTGCAGAAGCGGGCTTTAGAGGAGTGTCAGGGCGCGGTGGGACTGGGTGGCAAACCTCTGAGACTGAGCCTGGCTGCTAACAA gaacaggcagcagcagcagcagccgtcgGAGCACAAATCCTGGCAGTCCAACTCAGGGTACAGACCCAGCTATGATCAGTACAGCCAGTACCAGCAGCAGGCCTACCCGGGCTACTACCCCTCCTGGGGCTACGACCAGACCGGAGGAGGCTACGGCTACAACTACCAGCCGCAGTATGATTACACCCAGTATCCCCCAGCACAG GAAAGTGAAGCTGTTCAGGAGGATGATGGACTTGAAG ACCCCAGCCCCGAGCTGGATGTGGTGGAGGCCAACAGGAAGTTCATGGAGCTCAGTGAGGAACTGTACGACGCTCTGATCGAGTGTCACTGGCAGCCAGCAGACTTCTCCACACAACAGGACTGTATGACATCCAGCCTGCCGGAGCCCATTTACTGCTGA
- the LOC120571943 gene encoding tRNA selenocysteine 1-associated protein 1-like isoform X4: MSTLWMGNLEAYMDEKFITRSFSTMGETVVNVRIIRNKMTGGALGYCFVEMSDEATAERCLRKINGKALPGANPPTRFKLNRATFGKQDSGQMYSLFVGDLTPEVDDGMLYEFFYNRYPSCRGGKVVLDSMGNSKGCGFVQFPDERLQKRALEECQGAVGLGGKPLRLSLAANKNRQQQQQPSEHKSWQSNSGYRPSYDQYSQYQQQAYPGYYPSWGYDQTGGGYGYNYQPQYDYTQYPPAQESEAVQEDDGLEDPSPELDVVEANRKFMELSEELYDALIECHWQPADFSTQQDCMTSSLPEPIYC, encoded by the exons ATGAGCACGTTATGGATGGGAAAC CTGGAGGCCTACATGGATGAGAAGTTTATCACCAGATCCTTTTCCACCATGGGGGAGACGGTGGTCAACGTGCGGATCATACGCAACAAGATGACAGG GGGGGCTCTGGGCTACTGCTTCGTGGAGATGAGCGACGAGGCCACAGCGGAGAGGTGTCTCCGCAAAATCAACGGGAAAGCCTTACCGGGAGCCAATCCG CCAACCAGATTCAAGTTAAACCGAGCCACCTTTGGGAAACAAGACAGTGG TCAGATGTATTCTCTGTTTGTGGGCGATCTAACTCCAGAGGTGGATGATGGGATGCTTTACGAGTTCTTTTACAACCGCTACCCTTCCTGTCGGGGGGGAAAAGTGGTGCTGGACAGCATGGGCAACTCAAA GGGCTGTGGCTTTGTTCAGTTCCCAGATGAGCGGCTGCAGAAGCGGGCTTTAGAGGAGTGTCAGGGCGCGGTGGGACTGGGTGGCAAACCTCTGAGACTGAGCCTGGCTGCTAACAA gaacaggcagcagcagcagcagccgtcgGAGCACAAATCCTGGCAGTCCAACTCAGGGTACAGACCCAGCTATGATCAGTACAGCCAGTACCAGCAGCAGGCCTACCCGGGCTACTACCCCTCCTGGGGCTACGACCAGACCGGAGGAGGCTACGGCTACAACTACCAGCCGCAGTATGATTACACCCAGTATCCCCCAGCACAG GAAAGTGAAGCTGTTCAGGAGGATGATGGACTTGAAG ACCCCAGCCCCGAGCTGGATGTGGTGGAGGCCAACAGGAAGTTCATGGAGCTCAGTGAGGAACTGTACGACGCTCTGATCGAGTGTCACTGGCAGCCAGCAGACTTCTCCACACAACAGGACTGTATGACATCCAGCCTGCCGGAGCCCATTTACTGCTGA